In Streptococcus sp. SN-1, a single genomic region encodes these proteins:
- a CDS encoding conjugal transfer protein TrbL: MNLSLVSPFVYLASEKISAENLFEGFTVDLQSTVDLIKSLSSYNPTVWTYMSSITKSVMQPLGVAILSVVLILEFSKMAKKIANSGGAMTFEALAPMLISYIMVAVVITNTTVIVEAIIGIASHAIEQVASIVAHGGAKYDTISGLKGSGFIGRMIVGFFALLIWLVRIVSAAMVNLLVSIRFIQLYLMIPFAPLTIPTFLSDEWKSIGIGYLKNIMVYAVQGVLIFLIVSLVPLFESAGKIAVSNGAGVLQSLAIMFGSLVQAILLIIALVGSQRTARSILGM, translated from the coding sequence ATGAATCTTAGTTTAGTCTCACCCTTTGTTTACCTTGCATCTGAAAAAATATCAGCTGAAAATTTATTTGAAGGATTTACTGTAGATTTACAATCTACAGTAGATCTGATTAAATCTCTATCTAGCTACAATCCAACCGTTTGGACTTATATGTCTAGTATTACTAAAAGTGTCATGCAACCTCTTGGAGTTGCGATTTTATCAGTTGTTCTCATCTTAGAATTTTCGAAGATGGCAAAGAAAATTGCTAACTCTGGTGGAGCGATGACCTTTGAGGCATTAGCTCCGATGTTGATTAGTTATATTATGGTCGCAGTTGTAATTACCAACACGACCGTTATTGTAGAAGCTATCATCGGGATTGCGAGTCACGCTATTGAACAAGTTGCTTCGATTGTGGCTCACGGTGGGGCAAAGTATGATACAATCTCTGGATTAAAAGGTTCAGGATTTATTGGCCGTATGATTGTGGGCTTTTTCGCCCTCCTCATTTGGCTTGTTCGGATAGTAAGTGCAGCCATGGTCAATCTTTTGGTATCCATTCGATTTATTCAACTCTACCTCATGATTCCATTTGCCCCTCTTACGATTCCAACATTTTTAAGCGATGAATGGAAGTCCATTGGTATTGGCTATTTAAAAAATATTATGGTCTATGCGGTACAAGGGGTTCTCATTTTTCTGATTGTTTCTCTTGTTCCTTTATTTGAATCTGCTGGGAAAATAGCTGTTTCAAATGGTGCAGGAGTCTTGCAATCACTTGCGATTATGTTTGGTAGTTTGGTACAAGCTATCTTACTGATTATTGCCCTCGTTGGTTCTCAACGTACGGCTCGCTCAATCTTAGGTATGTAA
- a CDS encoding phage tail tip lysozyme, translating into MKDKREIIRARKAFRRSLKDEKKFLKKGKKEVRKQKKDSSVLDEKAWKKEIKEKLEEMREASKARVKQANEDYNHILQNSPPSFLNRKELRDRRLPHARKRLKIAKKQFKEAKAQSKEERKERRKERKTNQKFLYGQESKQKSNFFFQGKSLEELKAKKEVKAAKENLKSTKQAYKSKKVSRKAKTFLYVLGREGGGLASENEDLEGYRTLQETIRKGKRYSRLSYNLGKASVKTGQATGRFTKKRLTNTKERYHHFKDGKGWKLAKDNPSSFKNRFRKLKKQGLTSVRNIYQKLKAAFSFFTFTAGNPVTWIVGGLVFLLLFMMSFFLGFSSASLIQQDEFELTKAYTHLTWEDAEHTRTNDKGITYYTKVDDVMGYMNFKFHDYELHKPVHLFSSETYKDYLSTLWHDLNDGEDLKSMQDLYETPKYKLSKDDQEEMKELKEEGVYASMQELDNPFEGKSNEDSLTMTYRYGYYDLDGKPTLQEYILLEAKAHQTIVAPMDGVVSLDGDNVILTNGKGENESRLTLYSIHNGRAIEGTRVLTGDIIGETPDDTGLKVSYQKYKNKKEKLVYVNPQFYFPKVIQLQTTILPAIGQFGGDEFERAKHIYDFLKSQGASPQAIAAILGNWSVESSINPKRAEGDYLSPPVGATDSSWDDEAWLAIGGPAIYSGAYPNILHRGLGLGQWTDTADGSTRHTALLNYAHSKNKKWYDLDLQLDFMLHGDSPYYQSWLKDFFKNTGSAANLAQLFLTYWEGNSGDKLLERQTRATEWYYQIEKGFSQTNGGQAKSDPQSLEGVRGDLYDHSVPGGGDGMAYAYGQCTWGVAARMNQLGLKLKGRNGEKISIINTMGNGQDWVATASSLGGETGSTPRAGAIVSFVGGTHGTPAIYGHVAFVEKVYDDGSFLVSETNYGGNPNYTFRKISQADSAISFAYTTK; encoded by the coding sequence ATGAAGGATAAAAGAGAAATCATACGTGCCCGAAAGGCATTTAGAAGAAGTCTAAAAGATGAGAAGAAATTCTTGAAAAAAGGAAAGAAGGAGGTAAGGAAACAGAAAAAAGATTCCTCTGTACTGGATGAAAAAGCATGGAAAAAAGAGATAAAAGAAAAGCTAGAGGAGATGAGAGAAGCTTCAAAGGCTAGGGTAAAACAAGCAAATGAAGACTACAATCATATTCTTCAAAATAGTCCTCCATCTTTTTTGAATCGGAAAGAATTAAGAGACAGACGGTTGCCTCATGCTAGGAAACGATTGAAAATAGCCAAGAAGCAATTTAAGGAAGCAAAGGCACAGTCAAAAGAAGAAAGAAAAGAGCGTCGTAAAGAAAGAAAAACCAATCAAAAATTTCTTTATGGTCAGGAATCGAAACAAAAATCTAATTTTTTCTTTCAAGGGAAGAGTTTAGAAGAATTAAAAGCTAAGAAAGAAGTCAAGGCTGCAAAAGAGAATCTAAAATCTACTAAACAAGCCTATAAGTCCAAAAAAGTCAGTAGGAAAGCCAAAACTTTTCTTTATGTCCTTGGACGTGAAGGTGGAGGTTTAGCTTCAGAAAATGAAGATTTAGAAGGTTATCGCACTTTACAAGAGACCATTAGAAAAGGGAAACGCTACAGTCGGCTTTCTTATAACCTTGGAAAAGCTAGTGTCAAAACAGGACAAGCAACAGGTCGTTTTACCAAGAAAAGACTGACCAACACAAAAGAGCGATACCATCATTTTAAAGATGGAAAAGGATGGAAACTAGCGAAAGATAACCCAAGTTCCTTTAAAAATCGGTTTCGAAAATTAAAGAAACAAGGTCTTACAAGTGTCCGAAATATCTATCAAAAACTAAAAGCAGCCTTTTCCTTCTTTACATTTACGGCTGGAAATCCTGTAACCTGGATAGTTGGAGGATTAGTCTTTCTTCTCTTATTTATGATGAGCTTCTTTTTAGGATTTTCATCTGCTAGTTTGATTCAACAAGATGAATTTGAATTAACAAAAGCTTATACCCACCTAACTTGGGAAGATGCAGAACATACTCGTACAAATGACAAAGGAATTACCTATTACACAAAAGTTGATGATGTGATGGGGTATATGAACTTTAAATTCCATGACTATGAGTTACACAAACCAGTTCACTTATTTAGTTCAGAAACTTACAAGGATTATCTGTCTACTTTGTGGCATGATTTAAACGATGGAGAAGATTTGAAATCCATGCAAGACCTCTATGAAACTCCTAAGTATAAACTATCGAAAGACGATCAAGAGGAAATGAAGGAACTAAAAGAAGAAGGTGTCTATGCTTCCATGCAAGAATTGGACAATCCATTTGAAGGGAAAAGCAACGAAGATAGTCTAACCATGACTTATCGTTATGGATACTATGATTTAGACGGGAAACCTACCCTTCAGGAGTACATTCTACTAGAAGCGAAGGCTCACCAAACGATTGTCGCACCAATGGATGGTGTTGTATCTCTAGATGGCGACAATGTTATTCTCACTAACGGAAAAGGAGAGAATGAGAGTCGATTGACCTTGTATTCTATTCATAATGGCCGTGCGATTGAGGGGACAAGAGTTCTAACGGGTGATATTATTGGTGAAACACCAGACGATACAGGTTTGAAAGTTTCCTATCAAAAGTATAAGAACAAGAAAGAAAAATTAGTGTATGTCAATCCACAATTTTATTTTCCAAAAGTCATTCAACTTCAGACCACTATCTTACCTGCCATTGGTCAGTTTGGTGGAGATGAGTTTGAACGAGCAAAACATATTTATGATTTTTTGAAATCTCAAGGGGCAAGTCCCCAAGCCATTGCGGCTATTTTAGGAAATTGGTCGGTAGAATCTTCTATTAATCCTAAACGAGCTGAAGGAGATTACTTATCTCCTCCTGTTGGAGCTACCGATTCCTCATGGGATGATGAAGCATGGTTAGCGATTGGAGGTCCAGCCATTTATAGTGGTGCTTATCCTAATATCCTTCATAGAGGTTTGGGTTTAGGGCAATGGACGGATACTGCAGATGGTTCAACACGTCATACAGCTTTATTGAATTATGCACATAGTAAAAATAAGAAGTGGTATGATTTAGACCTCCAACTTGATTTTATGCTTCATGGGGATAGTCCTTACTATCAAAGTTGGTTAAAAGATTTCTTTAAAAATACAGGCAGTGCAGCTAATCTCGCCCAACTCTTCCTCACCTATTGGGAGGGAAATTCTGGTGACAAACTACTGGAAAGACAAACCAGAGCAACGGAATGGTATTACCAAATTGAAAAAGGCTTTAGCCAAACAAATGGAGGACAGGCAAAGAGTGATCCACAATCCCTTGAAGGTGTTCGTGGGGACTTGTATGATCATTCTGTTCCTGGTGGTGGAGATGGTATGGCCTATGCCTATGGACAATGTACATGGGGTGTTGCGGCTCGTATGAACCAGTTAGGCCTAAAATTAAAAGGTAGAAATGGAGAAAAGATTTCAATCATTAATACCATGGGAAATGGTCAGGACTGGGTTGCGACAGCTTCAAGTCTTGGTGGGGAAACTGGCTCTACACCAAGAGCAGGTGCCATTGTTTCTTTTGTAGGAGGTACACATGGCACACCAGCCATCTACGGTCATGTGGCTTTTGTCGAGAAAGTATATGATGATGGTTCTTTCCTTGTGTCTGAGACAAACTATGGTGGCAATCCTAACTATACCTTTAGAAAAATCTCGCAAGCAGATAGCGCCATCAGTTTTGCCTATACTACGAAATAG
- a CDS encoding V-type ATP synthase subunit B encodes MSVIKEYRTASEVVGPLMIVEQVNNVSYNELVEIQLHNGEIRRGQVLEIHEDKAMVQLFEGSSGINLEKSKIRFAGHALELAVSEDMVGRIFNGMGKPIDGGPDLIPEKYLDIDGQAINPVSRDYPDEFIQTGISSIDHLNTLVRGQKLPVFSGSGLPHNELAAQIARQATVLNSDENFAVVFAAMGITFEEAEFFMEELRKTGAIDRSVLFMNLANDPAIERIATPRIALTAAEYLAFEKDMHVLVIMTDMTNYCEALREVSAARREVPGRRGYPGYLYTNLSTLYERAGRLVGKKGSVTQIPILTMPEDDITHPIPDLTGYITEGQIILSHELYNQGYRPPINVLPSLSRLKDKGSGEGKTRGDHAPTMNQLFAAYAQGKKVEELAVVLGESALSDVDKLYVRFTKRFEEEYINQGFYKNRNIEDTLNLGWELLSILPRTELKRIKDDLLDKYLPLVEV; translated from the coding sequence ATGAGTGTTATAAAAGAATACAGAACTGCTAGTGAAGTTGTTGGGCCTCTTATGATTGTTGAACAAGTTAATAATGTGTCTTACAATGAGTTAGTTGAAATTCAACTTCATAATGGAGAAATTCGTCGTGGACAGGTTTTAGAGATCCACGAAGATAAAGCAATGGTTCAGCTTTTTGAAGGATCTAGTGGAATAAATTTAGAAAAGTCTAAAATTCGTTTTGCTGGTCATGCATTAGAATTGGCTGTATCTGAGGATATGGTTGGTCGTATTTTTAATGGGATGGGAAAACCAATTGATGGTGGACCAGATTTAATTCCAGAGAAATATTTAGATATTGATGGTCAAGCTATTAATCCTGTATCTAGAGATTATCCAGATGAATTTATTCAGACAGGGATCTCCTCTATTGATCATTTGAATACTCTTGTACGTGGTCAAAAATTACCAGTATTTTCAGGTTCGGGCTTACCTCATAATGAATTAGCTGCTCAGATAGCAAGACAAGCGACTGTTTTAAATTCTGATGAAAATTTTGCGGTTGTATTTGCAGCAATGGGTATTACTTTTGAAGAAGCTGAATTTTTTATGGAAGAACTCAGAAAAACAGGAGCAATCGATCGTTCGGTTTTATTTATGAACTTGGCAAATGATCCTGCAATTGAACGTATTGCAACTCCCCGCATTGCTTTAACTGCGGCAGAGTATCTAGCTTTTGAAAAAGATATGCACGTTCTAGTTATCATGACGGATATGACTAACTATTGTGAAGCGTTACGTGAAGTCTCGGCAGCTCGCCGTGAAGTTCCAGGGAGACGAGGCTATCCGGGATATTTATATACAAATTTATCAACTCTATACGAAAGGGCTGGTCGCTTAGTTGGTAAAAAAGGTTCGGTGACACAGATTCCTATTTTAACAATGCCAGAAGATGACATAACACATCCAATTCCTGATTTAACTGGATACATTACTGAAGGGCAAATTATTTTGTCGCATGAGTTGTATAATCAAGGTTATCGTCCACCAATCAATGTTTTACCTTCTCTCTCTCGATTAAAAGATAAGGGATCTGGAGAAGGTAAAACTCGTGGAGATCATGCTCCAACTATGAATCAACTGTTTGCAGCCTATGCCCAAGGGAAAAAGGTTGAAGAGTTAGCAGTAGTATTAGGAGAATCGGCTTTATCTGATGTAGATAAATTGTATGTGAGGTTTACAAAGCGTTTTGAAGAAGAGTACATAAACCAAGGATTTTATAAAAATCGAAATATAGAAGATACGTTGAATCTTGGGTGGGAATTACTATCAATTCTTCCTAGAACAGAGTTAAAACGTATCAAAGATGATTTGCTTGATAAATACTTACCTTTGGTAGAAGTTTAA
- a CDS encoding PrgI family protein, with protein MNTRVFKDISKYQHRAWLGFTTRQIIFVLPAFIVTIIVLGLNLFFWQFGDWFVYGFVFAFTIPLMLFGVYKPNDLYFEHYLKYRLHFELTVPLRTITGKKGPEHEKKIKYIKETKNFND; from the coding sequence ATGAATACACGTGTCTTTAAAGACATCTCAAAATACCAACACAGGGCTTGGCTAGGCTTCACCACAAGACAAATCATCTTTGTTTTACCAGCCTTTATTGTCACAATTATTGTTTTGGGCTTGAATCTCTTTTTCTGGCAATTTGGAGATTGGTTTGTTTACGGTTTTGTGTTTGCCTTTACTATTCCCCTCATGCTATTTGGAGTCTATAAACCCAATGATTTATATTTTGAACATTATTTGAAATACCGTCTTCATTTTGAATTAACGGTTCCCCTACGCACAATTACAGGAAAGAAAGGACCTGAACATGAAAAGAAAATCAAATACATTAAAGAAACAAAAAACTTCAATGACTAA
- a CDS encoding V-type ATP synthase subunit D codes for MVRLNVKPTRMELNNLKERLKTAERGHKLLKDKRDELMRRFISLIRENNQLRKEVESYLIDNLKSFAVAKSLKNSQMVEELFSIPSKEIELFVEKENIMSVTVPRMHMNITSQNENSEYSYLSSNSEMDDVFATMNSLIDKLLRLAEVEKTCQLMADEIEKTRRRVNGLEYSIIPNLSETIHYIELKLEEAERANLVRIMKVK; via the coding sequence ATGGTACGTTTGAATGTAAAACCAACTCGTATGGAATTGAATAACTTAAAGGAACGTTTGAAAACAGCTGAACGTGGACATAAGTTATTAAAGGATAAAAGAGATGAATTGATGAGGCGATTTATTTCTTTGATTCGTGAGAATAATCAACTTCGGAAAGAAGTAGAAAGTTATCTAATTGATAATCTAAAATCCTTTGCAGTTGCTAAATCATTAAAGAATTCTCAAATGGTGGAGGAATTATTTTCAATTCCATCGAAAGAAATTGAATTATTTGTTGAGAAAGAAAATATCATGAGTGTAACAGTTCCTAGAATGCATATGAATATTACTTCTCAAAATGAGAACAGTGAATACAGCTATTTATCTTCTAATAGTGAAATGGATGATGTATTTGCTACAATGAATAGTTTAATTGATAAATTACTAAGACTGGCAGAAGTTGAAAAAACGTGTCAGTTAATGGCTGATGAAATAGAAAAAACACGTAGACGTGTAAATGGTTTAGAATACTCGATTATTCCAAACTTGTCGGAAACTATTCATTATATAGAATTGAAACTAGAGGAGGCAGAAAGAGCCAATTTAGTTCGTATTATGAAAGTGAAGTAG
- a CDS encoding VirB4-like conjugal transfer ATPase, CD1110 family, whose amino-acid sequence MKRKSNTLKKQKTSMTNKKEEVKVKKEEVLPSTANTLSYQALYQNGLMQVKEDYFSQSYLLGDVNYQTVSLEDKGAIIEKYSDLINSLDDKTNFQLTIFNKRLNLEKFRQSVLYEEKEDGYDSYRKELNRMMNQNLDSGENNFSAVKLISFGRKDSNPKQAYRSLSQIGEYFKSGFSEIDARFESLAGEERVNLLADMLRGEHHLPFSYRDLTKSGQTTRHFIAPNLLDFKNKNYLQINDRLLQIVYVRDYGMELGDQFIRDLMQGDLELIVSLHAQSSTKADAMKKLRTKKTLMESQKIGEQQKLARTGIYLEKVGHVLESNIDEAEELLKTMTETGDKLFQTVFLIGVFGQDEEELKQALDTIQQVAGSNDLMIDKLPYMQEAAFNSLLPFGCDFLEGVSRSLLTSNVAVNSPWTSVDLQDRSGKYYGINQISSNIITIDRSLLNTPSGLILGTSGAGKGMATKHEIITTKIKESGENTEIIIVDPEAEYSVIGRAFGGEMIDIAPDSQTYLNVLDLSEENMDEDPVKVKSEFLLSFIGKLLDRKMDGREKSIIDRVTRLTYQSFKEPSLEEWVFVLSQQPEEEAQNLALDMELYVEGSLDIFSHKTNIQTGSNFLIYNVKKLGDELKQIALMVVFDQIWNRVVRNQKLGKRTWIYFDEMQLLLLDKYASDFFFKLWSRVRKYGASPTGITQNVETLLLDPNGRRIIANSEFMILLKQAKNDREELVQLLGLSKELEKYLVNPEKGAGLIKAGSVVVPFKNKIPKGTQLFDIMSTDPDKMASN is encoded by the coding sequence ATGAAAAGAAAATCAAATACATTAAAGAAACAAAAAACTTCAATGACTAATAAAAAGGAAGAAGTTAAAGTTAAAAAAGAGGAAGTGTTACCCTCAACGGCTAATACTCTTTCTTATCAAGCCTTGTATCAAAACGGTCTGATGCAGGTAAAAGAAGATTATTTTTCACAAAGCTATTTACTTGGTGATGTCAATTACCAGACCGTTAGTTTAGAAGATAAGGGGGCAATCATTGAGAAGTATTCTGATTTGATTAACTCTTTAGACGACAAAACCAACTTCCAATTGACTATCTTTAATAAAAGATTGAATTTAGAAAAATTCAGACAAAGTGTTTTGTATGAGGAAAAAGAAGATGGGTATGATAGCTATCGTAAAGAATTGAATCGGATGATGAATCAAAATTTAGACAGTGGAGAAAATAACTTTTCGGCTGTGAAACTGATTAGCTTTGGTAGAAAGGATTCTAATCCCAAACAAGCCTATCGTTCCTTGTCTCAAATAGGCGAATATTTCAAGAGTGGTTTCTCAGAAATTGATGCACGATTTGAATCTTTGGCTGGAGAAGAACGGGTGAACTTGTTGGCCGATATGCTTAGAGGAGAACACCATCTTCCTTTTTCTTACCGTGATTTAACGAAATCTGGTCAGACAACTCGTCACTTCATAGCACCTAATCTCTTGGACTTTAAAAACAAGAATTACCTACAAATCAATGACCGCTTATTGCAGATTGTCTATGTGAGAGACTACGGTATGGAATTAGGGGATCAGTTTATCCGAGACCTCATGCAAGGAGATTTGGAATTGATTGTGAGCCTCCATGCCCAAAGTTCGACTAAGGCGGATGCCATGAAGAAACTACGAACAAAGAAAACCTTGATGGAATCCCAAAAGATTGGGGAACAACAAAAACTAGCTCGTACAGGTATCTATTTGGAAAAAGTAGGTCATGTATTAGAAAGTAATATCGATGAAGCTGAGGAACTCTTAAAAACCATGACAGAGACAGGAGATAAACTATTTCAAACAGTCTTCTTGATTGGTGTTTTTGGTCAGGATGAAGAAGAACTCAAACAAGCCCTAGACACTATCCAACAAGTGGCCGGCTCAAATGACCTAATGATTGATAAACTTCCATATATGCAAGAAGCAGCTTTTAATAGTTTGCTGCCATTTGGTTGTGATTTTTTAGAGGGAGTATCACGGAGTTTATTAACGTCCAATGTAGCAGTGAACTCTCCATGGACTTCAGTAGACTTACAAGACCGCAGTGGAAAATATTACGGTATCAATCAAATCTCAAGCAATATTATTACCATTGATCGCAGCCTATTAAATACACCGTCTGGTCTGATTTTAGGAACATCTGGAGCTGGGAAAGGGATGGCAACCAAGCATGAAATTATCACGACCAAAATCAAGGAATCTGGTGAAAATACCGAAATTATCATCGTGGATCCAGAAGCAGAGTACAGTGTTATTGGACGAGCTTTTGGGGGAGAAATGATTGATATTGCGCCTGATTCCCAAACCTATCTCAATGTCCTTGACCTGTCTGAGGAGAATATGGATGAAGATCCTGTAAAGGTAAAATCAGAATTTCTTTTATCCTTTATCGGCAAGTTATTGGATAGAAAAATGGATGGAAGAGAAAAATCGATTATCGACCGAGTTACCAGACTCACCTATCAGTCATTTAAAGAGCCTTCTTTGGAAGAATGGGTCTTTGTCTTGAGCCAACAACCAGAAGAAGAAGCGCAGAATTTGGCACTTGATATGGAACTGTATGTCGAAGGTTCTCTTGATATTTTTTCTCATAAGACCAATATTCAGACAGGATCTAACTTCTTAATCTATAACGTTAAAAAGTTAGGAGATGAGCTGAAACAAATCGCTCTTATGGTTGTTTTTGATCAGATATGGAATCGTGTCGTTCGGAATCAAAAATTAGGGAAGAGGACCTGGATTTATTTTGATGAAATGCAGCTTCTCTTACTAGATAAATATGCCAGTGATTTCTTCTTTAAATTGTGGAGTCGTGTCAGAAAATATGGAGCTAGTCCGACTGGGATAACCCAAAATGTCGAAACCTTATTGTTAGATCCAAACGGTAGACGGATTATTGCAAATAGTGAATTTATGATTCTCCTCAAGCAAGCAAAAAATGACAGAGAAGAACTGGTTCAACTCTTAGGCTTGTCAAAAGAACTCGAAAAATACTTAGTCAATCCAGAAAAAGGGGCAGGGCTAATAAAAGCTGGTTCCGTTGTCGTTCCCTTTAAAAATAAGATTCCTAAAGGTACACAATTGTTTGATATCATGAGTACAGATCCTGATAAAATGGCTTCTAATTAA
- a CDS encoding V-type ATP synthase subunit F, translated as MEANKYKIGIIGSRDIILPFSMIGFDIFPAYQEQEAINTLRKLAQSDYGVIYITEDIASMILDTIRHYDSQVVPAIILLPTHKQGLNLGLKRIEDNVEKAVGHNIL; from the coding sequence ATGGAAGCTAATAAGTATAAAATTGGCATAATTGGTAGCCGTGATATTATTTTACCATTTAGCATGATTGGGTTTGATATATTTCCTGCCTATCAAGAACAAGAAGCTATAAATACACTAAGAAAATTAGCTCAATCTGATTATGGTGTCATATATATCACTGAAGACATTGCTTCAATGATATTAGATACAATTCGCCATTATGATTCCCAAGTTGTGCCTGCTATTATCTTATTACCGACTCATAAACAAGGTTTAAATTTAGGATTAAAACGTATAGAGGATAATGTAGAGAAAGCAGTAGGACACAATATTTTATAA
- a CDS encoding V-type ATP synthase subunit A → MTQGKIIKVSGPLVIASGMQEANIQDICRVGKLGLIGEIIEMRRDQASIQVYEETSGLGPGEPVVTTGEPLSVELGPGLISQMFDGIQRPLDRFKLATHNDFLVRGVEVPSLDRDIKWHFDPTIAIGQKVSTGDILGTVKETEVVNHKIMVPYGVSGVVVSIASGDFTIDEVVYEIKKLDGSFYKGTLMQKWPVRKARPVSKRLIPEEPLITGQRVIDTFFPVTKGGAAAVPGPFGAGKTVVQHQVAKFANVDIVIYVGCGERGNEMTDVLNEFPELIDPNTGQSIMQRTVLIANTSNMPVAAREASIYTGITMAEYFRDMGYSVAIMADSTSRWAEALREMSGRLEEMPGDEGYPAYLGSRIAEYYERAGRSQVLGLPEREGTITAIGAVSPPGGDISEPVTQNTLRIVKVFWGLDAPLAQRRHFPAINWLTSYSLYKDSVGTYIDGKEKTDWNSKITRAMNYLQRESSLEEIVRLVGIDSLSDNERLTMEIAKQIREDYLQQNAFDSVDTFTSFAKQEAMLSNILTFADQANHALELGSYFTEIMEGTVAVRDRMARSKYVSEDRLDEIKIISNEITHQIHLILETGGL, encoded by the coding sequence TTGACTCAAGGGAAGATTATAAAAGTATCGGGACCTCTAGTTATTGCATCAGGTATGCAGGAGGCTAATATTCAAGATATTTGCCGTGTAGGTAAGCTAGGGTTAATCGGTGAAATTATTGAAATGAGAAGAGATCAGGCATCTATCCAAGTCTATGAAGAAACATCTGGTCTTGGTCCGGGAGAACCTGTTGTTACAACTGGAGAACCTCTCTCGGTTGAATTAGGGCCTGGATTGATTTCTCAAATGTTTGATGGCATACAACGCCCATTAGATCGATTTAAATTGGCTACTCATAATGATTTTCTAGTTCGTGGAGTAGAAGTTCCAAGTTTGGATAGAGATATTAAGTGGCATTTTGATCCTACTATAGCAATTGGTCAAAAAGTGAGTACGGGTGATATTCTTGGAACTGTCAAGGAGACCGAGGTGGTTAATCATAAAATTATGGTTCCTTATGGAGTATCTGGCGTAGTCGTTTCTATTGCATCTGGCGATTTTACAATTGATGAAGTTGTATATGAAATAAAAAAATTGGACGGTAGTTTCTATAAAGGAACGCTTATGCAAAAATGGCCTGTCCGCAAGGCGCGTCCTGTTTCTAAACGTTTAATCCCAGAAGAACCATTAATCACAGGCCAACGAGTTATTGATACATTCTTTCCAGTAACCAAAGGGGGAGCAGCAGCTGTTCCTGGACCTTTTGGAGCAGGAAAGACAGTTGTACAACACCAAGTAGCTAAATTTGCCAATGTTGATATTGTTATTTATGTTGGTTGTGGAGAACGTGGAAATGAAATGACGGATGTACTGAATGAGTTTCCTGAGTTGATTGACCCTAATACCGGACAATCAATTATGCAACGGACAGTTCTGATTGCTAATACTTCAAATATGCCTGTTGCTGCTCGTGAGGCTTCAATTTATACAGGAATTACCATGGCTGAGTATTTTCGTGATATGGGTTACTCTGTCGCCATTATGGCTGATTCGACTTCACGTTGGGCAGAAGCGCTACGTGAAATGTCAGGACGTCTAGAAGAAATGCCTGGTGATGAGGGTTATCCTGCTTATCTGGGAAGTCGTATCGCTGAATATTATGAAAGAGCGGGACGTTCTCAGGTTCTAGGGCTTCCAGAACGTGAAGGAACGATTACTGCTATTGGAGCTGTATCGCCACCCGGTGGAGATATTTCAGAACCAGTTACTCAAAACACTTTACGGATTGTGAAAGTTTTTTGGGGGCTTGATGCTCCGTTGGCACAGCGACGTCATTTTCCTGCAATTAACTGGCTCACATCTTATTCACTCTATAAAGACAGTGTGGGAACTTATATAGATGGTAAAGAGAAGACAGATTGGAATAGTAAAATAACTCGTGCGATGAACTACTTACAACGGGAATCTAGTTTAGAGGAAATTGTTCGTCTTGTTGGAATTGATTCTCTGTCTGATAATGAACGACTAACTATGGAAATTGCTAAACAAATTAGAGAAGATTATTTGCAACAGAACGCTTTTGATTCGGTAGATACATTCACTTCGTTTGCAAAACAAGAAGCAATGTTAAGTAATATCCTAACTTTTGCTGATCAGGCAAATCATGCTTTAGAGTTGGGTTCTTACTTTACAGAGATTATGGAAGGTACCGTGGCAGTTCGAGACCGTATGGCTAGAAGTAAATATGTTTCAGAAGATAGATTAGATGAAATCAAAATTATTTCAAATGAGATTACACATCAAATTCATTTGATATTAGAAACAGGAGGTCTATAA